One part of the Rutidosis leptorrhynchoides isolate AG116_Rl617_1_P2 chromosome 1, CSIRO_AGI_Rlap_v1, whole genome shotgun sequence genome encodes these proteins:
- the LOC139885933 gene encoding ALA-interacting subunit 3-like: MMNSNPTTPMNANAPSSSSGGAGSPDPSTPRRNSKRPKYSRFTQQELPACKPILTPKWVISAFMLVTIVFIPIGLTSLFASRDVVEIIRRYDNFCIQGSKSQKIALIQSNSSKTCTLSFTVKKRMKQPIYVYYQLDNFYQNHRRYVKSRSDTQLKNRGDENDTNTCKPEHESNGMPIVPCGLVAWSLFNDTYSFSTGNNVSLNVNKRHISWKSDREDKFGSDVFPKNFQKGSLIGGGSLNESKPLSEQEDLIVWMRTAALPTFRKLYGKIETDIEAGDTINVVLENRYNTYSFNGKKKLVLSTTSWLGGKNNFIGIAYLAVGGLCFLLATTFTLIYLIKPRHLGDPTYLSWNRNPGGH; encoded by the exons ATGATGAATAGTAATCCAACAACGCCGATGAACGCAAACGCTCCGTCATCTAGCTCCGGCGGAGCCGGATCACCTGATCCATCGACTCCGAGAAGAAATTCGAAACGACCTAAGT ATTCCAGGTTTACACAGCAGGAACTGCCAGCTTGCAAGCCAATTCTTACTCCAAAATGG GTTATTTCAGCGTTCATGCTTGTGACGATTGTGTTCATTCCAATAGGACTCACTTCCCTCTTCGCGTCTCGTGAT GTAGTTGAAATAATTCGCCGGTACGATAATTTCTGCATACAAGGCTCAAAAAGTCAAAAAATCGCGTTGATACAATCCAATAGCAGTAAAACATGTACCCTAAGCTTCACA GTCAAAAAGCGTATGAAGCAGCCTATTTATGTCTACTATCAGCTCGACAATTTTTATCAGAATCACCGCAG GTATGTTAAGAGCCGAAGTGATACACAATTGAAAAATCGTGGTGACGAGAATGACACAAATACATGTAAGCCCGAACATGAATCAAACGGAATGCCGATAGTGCCTTGTGGTCTTGTAGCCTGGAGTTTGTTTAACGACACCTATAGCTTCTCCACTGGTAACAACGTCTCATTGAATGTTAACAAGAGACATATCTCATGGAAAAGTGACAGAGAAGATAAGTTTGGAAGTGACGTTTTCCCTAAAAATTTCCAAAAAGGAAGTCTTATTGGTGGTGGAAGTCTCAACGAGTCTAAACCA CTGAGTGAGCAAGAAGACCTTATTGTGTGGATGCGAACTGCAGCTCTACCGACTTTTAGGAAGTTGTACGGCAAGATAGAGACGGATATTGAGGCAGGTGACACAATAAATGTAGTATTGGAGAATAGGTACAACACTTACAGTTTCAATGGCAAGAAGAAACTAGTGCTCTCGACCACAAGTTGGCTTGGTGGGAAAAATAATTTTATTGGCATTGCGTATCTTGCTGTTGGCGGCTTGTGCTTCTTACTAGCTACAACGTTTACTCTCATATATCTTATTAAGCCAAG